Within Streptomyces sp. NBC_00704, the genomic segment AACTCGACGCCCTCGAAAGAGAGGTACGCCGTCCATGATGGACCCGACCACTGACAACGCCGGGAACACCGGGGACCCGGGCCGCGCCCGCGCCTCCCTGGAGGCCCTGCGCGCCGAGATCTCCAAGGCCGTGGTCGGCCAGGACCCCGCCGTGACAGGACTCGTCGTCGCACTCCTCTGCCGCGGACACGTGCTCCTCGAAGGAGTCCCCGGAGTGGCCAAGACGTTGCTCGTCCGCGCCCTCGCCTCGGCACTGGGACTCGACACCAAGCGCGTCCAGTTCACCCCCGACCTCATGCCGGGCGACATCACCGGCTCCCTCGTCTACGACGCCCGCACCGCCGAGTTCTCCTTCCAGCCCGGCCCGGTCTTCACCAACCTCCTGCTCGCCGACGAAATCAACCGCACCCCGCCCAAAACCCAGTCGTCCCTCCTCGAAGCCATGGAGGAACGCCAGGTCACCGTGGACGGCACCCCGCGCCCCCTCCCCGACCCGTTCCTCGTCGCCGCGACCCAGAACCCCGTCGAGTACGAGGGCACCTACCCCCTCCCCGAAGCCCAGCTGGACCGCTTCCTCCTCAAACTCACCATCCCGCTCCCCTCCCGCCAGGAGGAGATCGACGTCCTCACCCGCCACGCCGAGGGCTTCGACCCCCGCGACCTGCACGCCGCCGGCGTACGCCCCGTAGCAGGCCCCGCGGACCTCGAAGCGGCCCGCGCGGCCGTCGCCAAGACCACGATCTCCCCCGAGATCACGGCCTACGTCGTCGACATCGTCCGTGCCACACGCGAATCGCCGTCACTCACCCTGGGCGTGTCCCCTCGCGGCGCGACCGCCCTCCTGGCCACGGCCCGCGCCTGGGCATGGCTCACCGGCCGCGACTACGTGATCCCCGACGACGTCAAAGCCCTCGCTCTCCCCACCCTCCGCCACCGCGTCCAGCTCCGCCCCGAGGCGGAGATGGAAGGGGTCACCGCGGACTCCGTCATCAACGCCGTCCTCGCCCACGTCCCCGTCCCCCGCTGATGGCACTCACCGGACGCACCGCGCTCCTCGCGGCCCTGGGCTCGATCCCCGTCGGCATCTGGGGCCCGGACTGGACCGGCATCCTCGCCGTCAACGCCCCCCTGGCCCTGGCCTGCGCCTGCGACGTCGCCCTGGCGGCCCCCGTCCGACGCCTGAGCCTGACCCGCTCGGGCGACACCACCGCCCGTCTCGGCGAGCCGGCGGACATCACCCTCACCCTCACCAACCCCTCCCGCCGCCCCCTCCGCGCCCAGCTCCGCGACGCCTGGCCACCCAGCAGCTGGCAACCGGGCACGGAAACCGCCGCCTCCCGCCACCGCCTGAACATCCCGCCCGGCGAACGCCGCCGTGTCACCACCCGGCTGCGCCCCATTCGCCGAGGCGACCACCGGTCCGACCGCATCACCATCCGCTCCTACGGCCCCCTCGGCCTCTTCTCCCGCCAAGGCGCCCACCACGTCCCCTGGACCGTGCGCGTCCTGCCGCCGTTCACCAGCCGCAAACACCTCCCGTCGAAACTGTCCCGCCTGCGCGAACTCGACGGCCGCACCAGCGTCCTGACCCGCGGCGAGGGCACGGAATTCGACAGCCTGCGCGAGTACGTTCCCGGCGACGACACCCGCTCCATCGACTGGCGGGCCACAGCGCGCCATTCCACAGTCGCCGTCCGCACCTGGCGCCCCGAACGGGACCGGCACATCCTGCTGGTCCTCGACACCGGCCGCACCTCCGCCGGCCGTGTCGACGACGCCCCCCGTCTCGACGCCTCCATGGACGCCGCTCTCCTTCTCGCCGCCCTGGCCTCCCGAGCCGGCGACCGCGTCGACCTCCTCGCCTACGACCGCCGGGTACGCGCCCTCGTCCAGGGCCGCACGGCACGCGACGTCCTTCCGTCCCTGGTCAACGCCATGGCGACCCTCGAACCCGAACTGGTCGAAACCGACGCCCGCGGACTCACCGCCGCAGCCCTGCGCACGGCCCCCCGTCGCTCCCTCATCGTCCTGCTGACGACACTCGACGCCGCCCCGGTCGAGGAAGGCCTTCTTCCCGTCCTCCCTCAACTGACCCGACGCCATACCGTTCTGGTCGCCTCGGTCGCCGATCCCCGCGTCGCCCGCATGGCCGACTCCCGCGGCGACGTCGACGCGGTCTACGAGGCCGCGGCCGCAGCCCAGGCCCAGACAGAACGCCACCGCACCGCCGAACAACTCCGCCGGCACGGCGTCACCGTCGTCGACGCGACACCGGACGACCTCGCCCCCTCCCTGGCAGACGCCTACCTCGCGCTGAAGGCAGCAGGACGCCTGTAAAGCGAAAAGAGGCTCTCCGACAGGAGAGCCTCTAAAGCCGGCAAACAATAACGTCCGGAAACGCAGAAAACCCCCGCACCAACGGTGCGGGGGTTTCCCATACAATTTGTTCGGCGGTGTCCTACTCTCCCACAGGGTCCCCCCTGCAGTACCATCGGCGCTGTAAGGCTTAGCTTCCGGGTTCGGAATGTAACCGGGCGTTTCCCTCACGCTATGACCACCGAAACACTATGAAACTGTCAGCCGCACCACACCCGTGACCATGGGCATGGGGCTGTTCGTGGTTTCAGAACCAACACAGTGGACGCGAGCAACTGAGGACAAGCCCTCGGCCTATTAGTACCAGTCAGCTTCACCCATTACTGGGCTTCCACATCCGGCCTATCAACCCAGTCGTCTACTGGGAGCCTTACCCCATCAAGTGGGTGGGAATACTCATCTCGAAGCAGGCTTCCCGCTTAGATGCTTTCAGCGGTTATCCCTCCCGAACGTAGCCAACCAGCCATGCCCTTGGCAGAACAACTGGCACACCAGAGGTTCGTCCGTCCCGGTCCTCTCGTACTAGGGACAGCCCTTCTCAATATTCCTGCGCGCGCAGCGGATAGGGACCGAACTGTCTCACGACGTTCTAAACCCAGCTCGCGTACCGCTTTAATGGGCGAACAGCCCAACCCTTGGGACCGACTCCAGCCCCAGGATGCGACGAGCCGACATCGAGGTGCCAAACCATCCCGTCGATATGGACTCTTGGGGAAGATCAGCCTGTTATCCCCGGGGTACCTTTTATCCGTTGAGCGACGGCGCTTCCACAAGCCACCGCCGGATCACTAGTCCCGACTTTCGTCCCTGCTCGACCCGTCGGTCTCACAGTCAAGCTCCCTTGTGCACTTACACTCAACACCTGATTGCCAACCAGGCTGAGGGAACCTTTGGGCGCCTCCGTTACTCTTTAGGAGGCAACCGCCCCAGTTAAACTACCCATCAGACACTGTCCCTGATCCGGATCACGGACCCAGGTTAGACATCCAGCACGACCAGAGTGGTATTTCAACGACGACTCCACAACCACTGGCGTGGCCGCTTCAAAGTCTCCCACCTATCCTACACAAGCCGAACCGAACACCAATATCAAACTGTAGTAAAGGTCCCGGGGTCTTTCCGTCCTGCTGCGCGAAACGAGCATCTTTACTCGTAGTGCAATTTCACCGGGCCTATGGTTGAGACAGTCGAGAAGTCGTTACGCCATTCGTGCAGGTCGGAACTTACCCGACAAGGAATTTCGCTACCTTAGGATGGTTATAGTTACCACCGCCGTTTACTGGCGCTTAAGTTCTCAGCTTCGCCACACCGAAATGTGACTAACCGGTCCCCTTAACGTTCCAGCACCGGGCAGGCGTCAGTCCGTATACATCGCCTTACGGCTTCGCACGGACCTGTGTTTTTAGTAAACAGTCGCTTCTCGCTGGTCTCTGCGGCCACACCCAGCTCGAGGAGCAAGTCCTCTCACCAAACGTGGCCCCCCTTCTCCCGAAGTTACGGGGGCATTTTGCCGAGTTCCTTAACCATAGTTCACCCGAACGCCTCGGTATTCTCTACCTGACCACCTGAGTCGGTTTAGGGTACGGGCCGCCATGAAACTCGCTAGAGGCTTTTCTCGACAGCATAGGATCATCCACTTCGCCACAATCGGCTCGGCATCAGGTCTCAGACTATATGGTGTGCGGATTTGCCTACACACCGTCCTACACCCTTACCCCGGGACAACCACCGCCCGGGATGGACTACCTTCCTGCGTCACCCCATCACTCACCTACTACAAGTCTGGTTCGCCGGCTCCACCACTTTCCATTCCCCGAAGGGTCCGGAACGGCTTCACGGACTTAGCATCGCCTGGTTCGATGTTTGACGCTTCACAGCGGGTACCGGAATATCAACCGGTTATCCATCGACTACGCCTGTCGGCCTCGCCTTAGGTCCCGACTTACCCTGGGCAGATCAGCTTGACCCAGGAACCCTTAGTCAATCGGCGCACACGTTTCTCACGTGTGAATCGCTACTCATGCCTGCATTCTCACTCGTGAACCGTCCACAACTACCTTCCGGTGCTGCTTCACCCGGCACACGACGCTCCCCTACCCATCCACACAGGCGTTGGCCCTATTATGTGAATGACACGACTTCGGCGGTACGCTTGAGCCCCGCTACATTGTCGGCGCGGAATCACTAGACCAGTGAGCTATTACGCACTCTTTCAAGGGTGGCTGCTTCTAAGCCAACCTCCTGGTTGTCTGTGCGACTCCACATCCTTTCCCACTTAGCGTACGCTTAGGGGCCTTAGTCGATGCTCTGGGCTGTTTCCCTCTCGACCATGGAGCTTATCCCCCACAGTCTCACTGCCGCGCTCTCACTTACCGGCATTCGGAGTTTGGCTAAGGTCAGTAACCCGGTAGGGCCCATCGCCTATCCAGTGCTCTACCTCCGGCAAGAAACACACGACGCTGCACCTAAATGCATTTCGGGGAGAACCAGCTATCACGGAGTTTGATTGGCCTTTCACCCCTAACCACAGGTCATCCCCCAGGTTTTCAACCCTGGTGGGTTCGGTCCTCCACGAAGTCTTACCTCCGCTTCAACCTGCCCATGGCTAGATCACTCCGCTTCGGGTCTTGAGCGTGCTACTAAAATCGCCCTGTTCGGACTCGCTTTCGCTACGGCTTCCCCACTCGGGTTAACCTCGCAACACACCGCAAACTCGCAGGCTCATTCTTCAAAAGGCACGCAGTCACGAGACGAAGAGCAAGCTCTCCGTCCGACGCTCCCACGGCTTGTAGGCACACGGTTTCAGGTACTATTTCACTCCGCTCCCGCGGTACTTTTCACCATTCCCTCACGGTACTATCCGCTATCGGTCACCAGGGAATATTTAGGCTTAGCGGGTGGTCCCGCCAGATTCACACGGGATTTCTCGGGCCCCGTGCTACTTGGGTGTCTCTCAAACGAGCCGCTGATGTTTCGACTACGGGGGTCTTACCCTCTACGCCGGACCTTTCGCATGTCCTTCGCCTACATCAACGGTTTCTGACTCGTCTCACGGCCGGCAGACCGTAAAAGAGAGATCCCACAACCCCGTATGCGCAACCCCTGCCGGGTCTCACACGCATACGGTTTGGCCTCATCCGGTTTCGCTCGCCACTACTCCCGGAATCACGGTTGTTTTCTCTTCCTGCGGGTACTGAGATGTTTCACTTCCCCGCGTTCCCTCCACACTGCCTATGTGTTCAGCAGCGGGTGACAGCCCATGACGACTGCCGGGTTTCCCCATTCGGAAACCCCCGGATCAAAGCCTGGTTGACGACTCCCCGGGGACTATCGTGGCCTCCCACGTCCTTCATCGGTTCCTGGTGCCAAGGCATCCACCGTGCGCCCTTAAAAACTTGGCCACAGATGCTCGCGTCCACTGTGCAGTTCTCAAACAACGACCAGCCACCCATCACCCCCAACCTGAGCTGGAGTTCACTGGGGCCGGCATCAGAAGGACGACCTTGCGGCCGTGCCCTCAGACACCCAACAGCGTGCCCGGCCCTCCCGCCGCTTCCCTCATTCGTTCCACGCCCCGAAGGACAGTACTGGAAGGAGAAGACAGTCAAGAGTGCCGAATAATCAACGTTCCACCCTTGAGCAACCAGCATCGGACGTTCGCCGATGAACTGGCCCCTGGACAGCCTTGCGGCTGCCTAGAAGTGCTCCTTAGAAAGGAGGTGATCCAGCCGCACCTTCCGGTACGGCTACCTTGTTACGACTTCGTCCCAATCGCCAGTCCCACCTTCGACAGCTCCCTCCCACAAGGGGTTGGGC encodes:
- a CDS encoding AAA family ATPase; translated protein: MDPTTDNAGNTGDPGRARASLEALRAEISKAVVGQDPAVTGLVVALLCRGHVLLEGVPGVAKTLLVRALASALGLDTKRVQFTPDLMPGDITGSLVYDARTAEFSFQPGPVFTNLLLADEINRTPPKTQSSLLEAMEERQVTVDGTPRPLPDPFLVAATQNPVEYEGTYPLPEAQLDRFLLKLTIPLPSRQEEIDVLTRHAEGFDPRDLHAAGVRPVAGPADLEAARAAVAKTTISPEITAYVVDIVRATRESPSLTLGVSPRGATALLATARAWAWLTGRDYVIPDDVKALALPTLRHRVQLRPEAEMEGVTADSVINAVLAHVPVPR
- a CDS encoding DUF58 domain-containing protein, which produces MALTGRTALLAALGSIPVGIWGPDWTGILAVNAPLALACACDVALAAPVRRLSLTRSGDTTARLGEPADITLTLTNPSRRPLRAQLRDAWPPSSWQPGTETAASRHRLNIPPGERRRVTTRLRPIRRGDHRSDRITIRSYGPLGLFSRQGAHHVPWTVRVLPPFTSRKHLPSKLSRLRELDGRTSVLTRGEGTEFDSLREYVPGDDTRSIDWRATARHSTVAVRTWRPERDRHILLVLDTGRTSAGRVDDAPRLDASMDAALLLAALASRAGDRVDLLAYDRRVRALVQGRTARDVLPSLVNAMATLEPELVETDARGLTAAALRTAPRRSLIVLLTTLDAAPVEEGLLPVLPQLTRRHTVLVASVADPRVARMADSRGDVDAVYEAAAAAQAQTERHRTAEQLRRHGVTVVDATPDDLAPSLADAYLALKAAGRL